From one Esox lucius isolate fEsoLuc1 chromosome 11, fEsoLuc1.pri, whole genome shotgun sequence genomic stretch:
- the atf4b gene encoding activating transcription factor 4b, producing the protein MTMMSSQFGLEDMEALLWGPSSLMADPMAPLLHQNEVTSIEGGASPLSSSSSSSPLPLLSPPSSPPGLLLQEAKAEADFPWLAADELGPTCHIGDDGKEDAFSGMDWMAERVDLSGFDLDSLMGSCSTDGSPGSPEDIMDSLECPMELDSLPLPTPIDFPTPADPLLPIPGSSSQHGPPDEACSPPPCVPDPQEELEIKSEPQSPAPSPPHTFSLDLGSEVDVSEGVVENPLGLGVPQPVPKILLSLSPTRILLVLAPKKEIGLTTTANASFPDVLSSNSDCNTHTSTTSTRLQLPAITISRSRSQTRSEPYPVVPGCTPQHAEPSFPAKFSGKMRSSTGGPPKEKRLKKMEQNKTAATRYRQKKKTEQEALSAECDELEQRNHQLAEKADSLAKEIQYLKDLMEEVRQAKSKKAPSDL; encoded by the exons ATGACCATGATGAGTTCACAGTTTGGCCTGGAGGACATGGAAGCCCTGCTCTGGGGGCCTTCCTCTCTCATGGCTGACCCCATGGCCCCGCTACTCCATCAAAATGAGGTTACCTCAATAGAGGGAGGGGCTTCACCCCTCTCgtcatcttcctcctcttctccactgcccctcctctctcctccttcctctccgcCCGGCCTGCTCCTCCAGGAGGCGAAGGCAGAGGCAGACTTCCCTTGGCTGGCTGCGGACGAGCTGGGCCCCACCTGTCACATTGGTGATGATGGCAAAG AGGATGCCTTTTCTGGCATGGACTGGATGGCAGAGAGAGTCGACCTCAGTGGGTTTGACCTGGACTCCCTCATGGGGTCCTGCAGCACAGACGGTTCTCCTGGCTCCCCTGAAGACATCATGGACTCCCTTGAGTGTCCAATGGAGCTGgactcactccctctccctacTCCCATTGACTTTCCAACCCCTGCAGACCCCCTCCTTCCCATTCCTGGCTCCTCTTCCCAGCACGGTCCTCCCGATGAGGCCTGCTCACCTCCCCCGTGTGTTCCTGACCCCCAGGAGGAGCTGGAGATCAAATCTGAGCCGCAGTCCCCTGCCCCGTCTCCGCCCCACACCTTCTCCCTGGACCTGGGCAGCGAAGTGGACGTCTCGGAGGGTGTCGTCGAGAATCCGCTTGGCCTTGGGGTTCCCCAGCCGGTACCCAAAAtactgctgtctctctccccgaCGCGCATCCTCCTCGTTCTAGCCCCTAAAAAGGAGATTGGCCTGACAACGACCGCTAACGCCTCCTTTCCAGACGTCCTCTCCTCTAACAGTGACTGTAACACTCACACCTCCACCACCTCTACTCGGCTGCAGCTCCCTGCCATCACCATATCTCGGTCGAGGTCCCAAACCCGGAGTGAGCCGTACCCGGTGGTTCCAGGGTGTACGCCCCAACATGCGGAGCCTTCATTTCCAGCCAAGTTCAGTGGGAAGATGAGGTCTTCCACCGGGGGTCCCCCGAAGGAGAAGAGGCTCAAGAAGATGGAGCAGAACAAGACTGCAGCCACGCGTTATCGCCAGAAGAAGAAGACCGAGCAGGAGGCCCTGAGTGCCGAGTGCGACGAGCTGGAGCAGAGGAACCACCAGCTGGCGGAGAAGGCCGACTCCCTTGCAAAAGAGATCCAGTACCTCAAGGACCTAATGGAAGAGGTGCGCCAGGCTAAGAGCAAGAAGGCCCCCTCTGACCTCTAA
- the LOC105029667 gene encoding GTPase IMAP family member 8-like, with translation MKSKNSSQCLLLSSPTDEPVCHLPERRLLLLGGAGAGKSTAGNTILGEEVFQTGTETLESSVGHGEVCGRRITVVDTPGWGTPQESPGAGPGHRPEGAGKEGPCVGATLCPPGPHALLLVIPVLQPFTEGHRKEAEEHLGQLGGGVWRSTVVLFTGVDQLPEGTFVEEFIAATGKPLLELMERCGNRYHVLNSGPQQSGDDVVNTQVQELLEKVEELVKDTDSSYVAVNKLMEEERRRLRRHKDTQLPQMIFVPPRELRVLLLGWKGVGKSSVGNTLLGHRAFESGTETQQSLRRQAEVAGRRVTVVDTPGWDWVSTKRMMKRFRRETKHGAALLWPGPHTILLVLPLVTDITDLKRQALKDHLEGLFGDNACLHTMVLFTCGAWLGRLPVEEHIQRGGRELHRLLEYCGNYYHVMDSKRPGKDPGNVSDLLDKIEEMIRENGEEAFLPVSMDDDFTGSMDVDCCSCFICVVVFIIISLGLFLLIYKLT, from the exons ATGAAAAGTAAGAACAGCAGTCagtgtttgttgttgtcatcccCGACTGATGAACCCGTTTGTCATCTCCCGGAGCGCCGGCTTTTGTTGCTGGGCGGGGCAGGAGCTGGCAAGAGCACCGCTGGCAACACCATCCTAGGTGAGGAGGTCTTCCAGACCGGGACAGAGACCCTTGAGAGCTCCGTTGGCCATGGGGAGGTCTGTGGGAGGCGGATCACCGTGGTGGACACCCCAGGCTGGGGTACACCCCAAGAATCACCGGGTGCTGGCCCTGGTCACCGGCCAGAGGGGGCTGGCAAGGAGGGACCCTGCGTCGGTGCCACCCTTTGTCCCCCAGGGCCCCACGCGCTTCTGCTGGTTATCCCGGTGTTGCAGCCCTTCACCGAAGGCCACAGGAAGGAGGCCGAGGAGCATCTGGGTCAACTAGGAGGAGGGGTCTGGAGGTCCACCGTGGTCCTGTTCACTGGGGTGGACCAGTTACCTGAGGGGACGTTTGTGGAGGAGTTCATAGCCGCTACGGGGAAGCCCCTACTGGAGCTGATGGAGAGGTGTGGCAACAGATACCACGTCCTAAATAGTGGACCACAGCAGAGTGGAGATGATGTGGTGAACACCCAGGTTCAGGAGCTGctggagaaggtggaggagctggTAAAGGACACCGACAGCTCCTATGTTGCCGTGAACAAATTgatggaggaggaaaggaggaggttgagaagacacaaagacacacagctGCCTCAGATGATCTTTGTGCCTCCCAGAG AGCTCAGGGTCCTGTTGCTGGGCTGGAAAGGAGTAGGCAAGAGTTCAGTGGGAAACACTCTCCTGGGCCATAGGGCCTTTGAGTCGGGGACAGAGACTCAGCAGAGCCTGAGGAGGCAGGCGGAGGTGGCCGGACGCCGGGTCACTGTCGTGGACACCCCCGGCTGGGACTGGGTTTCCACCAAGCGGATGATGAAGAGGTTCCGGAGGGAGACAAAGCACGGGGCCGCCCTCCTCTGGCCCGGCCCTCACACAATCCTCCTGGTGCTTCCCCTGGTCACCGACATCACTGACCTCAAACGGCAGGCCCTGAAGGACCACCTGGAGGGTCTGTTTGGTGACAATGCGTGCCTCCACACAATGGTGCTGTTCACCTGTGGGGCTTGGCTGGGCCGCCTGCCCGTCGAGGAGCACATTCAGAGGGGAGGGCGGGAGCTCCACAGGTTGTTGGAATACTGCGGGAACTATTATCACGTGATGGACAGCAAGCGGCCGGGGAAGGACCCAGGCAACGTCTCAGATCTTCTGGACAAAATAGAGGAAATGATCAGAGAGAACGGCGAGGAGGCCTTCCTGCCCGTGTCCA TGGATGACGACTTCACTGGCTCAATGGACGTCGACTGCTGCAGTTGTTTCATTTGTGTGGTCGTATTCATAATCATTTCACTTGGCctatttttgttaatttataAGCTAACATAA
- the si:dkey-110g7.8 gene encoding GTPase IMAP family member 8, whose protein sequence is MATVSSGSVFCTGEPVCHFPERRLLLLGGAGAGKSTAGNTILGEEVFQTGTETLESSVGHGEVCGRRITVVDTPGWGTPQESPGAGPGHRPEGAGKEGPCVGATLCPPGPHALLLVIPVLQPFTEGHRKEAEEHLGQLGGGVWRSTVVLFTGVDQLPEGTFVEEFIAATGKPLLELMERCGNRYHVLNSGPQQSGDDVVNTQVQELLEKVEELVKDNHGLYFAVNELILMEEGQARKAVEERRLREEREEKERQRLRMIGGPPRELRVLLLGWKGVGKSSVGNTLLGHRAFESGTETQQSLRRQAEVAGRRVTVVDTPGWDWFSLRRTPKHIRQESKRGAALLRPGPHTLLLVLPIISTLTVRKRRTLEAHLEGLFGDNACLHTMVLFSCGDWLGRLPVEEHIQRGGRELHRLLEYCGNYYHVMDSKRPGKDPGNVSDLLDKIEEMIRENGEEAFLPVSMEEDSPGSSQDNTPEEDCSRGCHLQ, encoded by the exons ATGGCTACAGTCTCTTCTGGCTCTGTATTTTGTACCG GTGAACCCGTTTGTCATTTCCCGGAGCGCCGGCTTTTGTTGCTGGGAGGGGCAGGAGCTGGCAAGAGCACCGCTGGCAACACCATCCTAGGTGAGGAGGTCTTCCAGACCGGGACAGAGACCCTTGAGAGCTCCGTTGGCCATGGGGAGGTCTGTGGGAGGCGGATCACCGTGGTGGACACCCCAGGCTGGGGTACACCCCAAGAATCACCGGGTGCTGGCCCTGGTCACCGGCCAGAGGGGGCTGGCAAGGAGGGACCCTGCGTCGGTGCCACCCTTTGTCCCCCAGGGCCCCACGCGCTTCTGCTGGTTATCCCGGTGTTGCAGCCCTTCACCGAAGGCCACAGGAAGGAGGCCGAGGAGCATCTGGGTCAACTAGGAGGAGGGGTCTGGAGGTCCACCGTGGTCCTGTTCACTGGGGTGGACCAGTTACCTGAGGGGACGTTTGTGGAGGAGTTCATAGCCGCTACGGGGAAGCCCCTACTGGAGCTGATGGAGAGGTGTGGCAACAGATACCACGTCCTGAATAGTGGACCACAGCAGAGTGGAGATGATGTGGTGAACACCCAGGTTCAGGAGCTGctggagaaggtggaggagctggTAAAGGACAACCATGGCTTGTATTTTGCCGTGAACGAACTGATTCTGATGGAGGAGGGGCAAGCAAGAAAGgcggtggaggagaggaggctgAGAGAGGAGcgggaagagaaggagaggcagCGGCTTCGAATGATTGGAGGGCCTCCCAGAG AGCTCAGGGTCCTGTTGCTGGGCTGGAAAGGAGTTGGGAAGAGTTCAGTGGGAAACACTCTCCTGGGCCATAGGGCCTTTGAGTCGGGGACAGAGACTCAGCAGAGCCTGAGGAGGCAGGCGGAGGTGGCCGGACGCCGGGTCACTGTCGTGGACACCCCCGGCTGGGACTGGTTCTCTCTCAGACGCACCCCGAAACACATCCGACAGGAGTCAAAGCGTGGGGCCGCCCTTCTTCGTCCGGGCCCCCACACCCTCCTCCTGGTGCTGCCCATCATCTCCACCCTTACTGTCCGCAAGAGGCGGACCCTGGAGGCCCACCTGGAGGGTCTGTTTGGTGACAACGCGTGCCTCCACACCATGGTGCTGTTCAGCTGCGGGGATTGGCTGGGACGCCTGCCCGTCGAGGAGCACATTCAGAGGGGAGGGCGGGAGCTCCACAGGTTGTTGGAATACTGCGGGAACTATTATCACGTGATGGACAGCAAGCGGCCGGGGAAGGACCCGGGCAACGTCTCAGATCTTCTGGACAAAATAGAGGAAATGATCAGAGAGAACGGCGAGGAGGCCTTCCTGCCCGTGTCCA TGGAAGAAGACAGCCCTGGGTCGTCTCAGGACAACacaccagaagaggactgtaGCCGAGGATGCCACCTCCAGTAG